A window of the Canis lupus baileyi chromosome 8, mCanLup2.hap1, whole genome shotgun sequence genome harbors these coding sequences:
- the IL27 gene encoding interleukin-27 subunit alpha isoform X1: MVCSLKKDTWLTELVGGSRSSSRSACKGLGLLLLSLLLARAGVWGFPRPPGRSPLSLQELRREFKVSLQLAKKLFSEVRIQAHHFAESQLPGVSLDLLPLGDQLPNVSLPFQAWHSLSDPERLCFLSMMLHPFHALLESLGSQGGWTSSEKMHLWTMRLDLRDLQRHLRFQVLAAGLSLPEEEEEEEEEEEQHEERKGLLAAAPGGPSQTAVQPSWPQLLYTYQLLHSLELALARAVRDLLLLSQAGNPAPPVGHSTFGSQP, encoded by the exons ATGGTTTGTTCACTGAAAAAAGATACTTGGCTAACAGAGTTAGTGGGGGGATCAAGATCCAGCTCGAGATCTGCTTGCAAAG GGCTTGGCCTTTTACTGCTCTCCCTGCTCCTGGCTCGAGCTGGTGTCTGGGGATTCCCGAGACCGCCAGGGAGGTCCCCCCTGAGCCTGCAGGAGTTGCGGAGGGAGTTCAAGGTCAGCCTGCAGCTGGCCAAGAAGCTGTTCTCAGAGGTTCGGATCCAGGCCCACCACTTT GCTGAATCCCAGTTGCCAGGCGTAAGCCTGGACCTCCTGCCTCTGGGAGATCAGCTCCCCAACGTCTCCCTGCCCTTCCAGGCCTGGCACAGCCTCTCT GACCCAGAACGACTCTGTTTCCTCTCCATGATGCTTCACCCCTTCCATGCCCTCTTGGAAAGCCTGGGAAGCCAAGGGGGCTGGACTAGCTCTGAGAAGATGCACCTGTGGACCATGAGGCTGGATCTCCGGGATTTGCAGCGGCATCTCCGCTTCCAG GTGCTGGCAGCAGGACTCAGCCttcctgaggaggaggaggaggaggaggaggaggaggagcagcatgAGGAGAGGAAAGGGCTGCTCGCAGCGGCTCCGGGTGGCCCCTCCCAGACAGCAGTGCAGCCCTCCTGGCCTCAGCTCCTCTACACGTACCAGTTGCTGCACTCTTTGGAGCTCGCCTTGGCTCGGGCCGTGAGAGACTTGCTGTTACTCTCCCAAGCTGGAAACCCAGCCCCACCCGTGGGGCACTCCACATTTGGCTCCCAGCCCTGA
- the APOBR gene encoding apolipoprotein B receptor — MDFLRLHLPGLHQALRGALDSLSSFVSYLMGDEVPTAERKAARVAEELGEVAAGRPGKTEEKEAQDALEGLGGSQSKEDGGLRGPREAGRCQEGGSATEQTWGWEEGSSHGSQADGQDIGVREAPKAARGQGPSAHLEAREESEAESEAGQDNSSQVQESRGPSEQEVNREETLRTWEQEEEAEEVKEGKPEVAKEAESQWTWHRDPEGEVGADGQKVAGDNRESLEQQVKEAVAEEIQGSATKEAGKEEEVRVVLRGSRSMRAQDTQEPRTESEDRTALGREETRTVSGREEAWTTSGGEGDGTASGREDKEKISVGEEDRIVSGKEEDGTASDREEPRTTSGREGDETVSGGEGDTTISGRGKDETVSGRGGESITSEREEAGIASGREEEDRRALGREEDGTASGREKDDAASDWEEARTTSGGERNERISGGEGNRTITGRGKDETVSGRGEESIASEKEEAKTASGGEEAETASGREEEAETALGRGKDGIPLGWREARTTSVGKGDDLSGAKKTEYGEVSGERISEGTRKAWAFEEASGGDQEDEEDEEDEVDENREAEMRFSPKQTQALGTEDMEEASKDQTAGREATEGQGSERKVEEGFEVQADQRVIEAEGRQASVIGTVPASVEEVAQAEMAREEKEGCSAVEAESPKDKVANEAEGDADLEAAPETSSPEKEFSGERSEEEAQTVAEAQGVMSGDLEHEVTAGQEAELMAGPQTLTEQPGEGQGGEEELWGLSALSRETEENLEEDPRNMGNVKPGAPGAEVWENQRMGVEREDAQEEKAGAEEEEEEASGGQAPEEAKGAQESTLSGVLEAIGEWKKAQEAGCGAEEGEVPAPESQELGGRHGADAGTGQSLGKSDARETEDEEVEATVPWGADTTSSGDWRLEETALSLQDSEDPGASSLATEIVREMAALDGRAVGAGEGPKREAGEAWDSEGRQEAGGGEELVEAAPGENQGGPEFCLEGSAEEVTGREGQAEALEAREDEPRGEWAEVREPAVAEGSCGMDGFTSGSQVVRAERAVATVEAESLRGGQMLLEKEAVGWQMKEQGQGREGQRGDHHPEGEARRPLDVEDAEVTTDQGAEAKDIVPEGLEDGQGQEDQSTNQEPAEAKPRPHGAGGDALNSWSEAPLPGSLLDVSIPRSRVLLSRSSSLRRSRPSFRGTRAPEQQEEPPSPPSEEELAPPEQSLLQPEKPPEPSPPKPEGTPLPARRPLGRGFGLAHSGMMQELQARLRQPKP, encoded by the exons atGGATTTCCTTCGGCTACATCTCCCTGGGCTGCATCAGGCCTTGAGGGGAGCACTG GACTCCCTCAGCTCCTTTGTCTCCTACCTTATGGGAGATGAGGTCCCCACCGCAGAGAGGAAGGCAGCAAGGGTAGCCGAGGAACTGGGGGAGGTGGCTGCAGGAAGGCCAGGGAAGACCGAAGAGAAGGAAGCCCAGGATGCCCTGGAGGGCCTTGGAGGCAGCCAAAGCAAGGAGGATGGAGGGCTGAGAGGGCCCAGAGAGGCTGGAAGATGCCAGGAGGGAGGTTCAGCTACAGAACAGACCTGGGGTTGGGAAGAAGGCAGCTCCCATGGGTCTCAGGCAGATGGGCAGGACATTGGGGTCCGGGAGGCACCCAAGGCTGCCAGGGGCCAGGGACCAAGTGCCCACTTAGAGGCCAGAGAGGAGTCCGAGGCAGAGTCTGAGGCTGGTCAAGACAACAGCAGCCAAGTCCAGGAGAGTCGAGGGCCCAGTGAGCAGGAAGTGAACAGAGAGGAGACACTGAGAACCtgggaacaggaggaggaggcggaAGAGGTCAAGGAAGGAAAACCAGAGGTGGCAAAGGAGGCGGAGTCACAGTGGACCTGGCACAGGGACCCTGAGGGGGAGGTAGGTGCTGATGGGCAGAAAGTAGCAGGGGACAACAGGGAGTCATTAGAGCAGCAGGTCAAGGAGGCAGTTGCAGAGGAGATCCAGGGGTCTGCAACCAAAGAAgctgggaaggaagaagaggtgaGGGTGGTCCTCAGGGGCAGTCGAAGCATGAGGGCACAGGATACACAGGAGCCACGGACAGAAAGTGAGGACAGGACAGCCTTAGGCAGGGAGGAAACTAGGACAGTCTCAGGCAGGGAGGAGGCCTGGACAACctcaggtggggagggggatgggacaGCCTCAGGCAGGGAGGACAAGGAGAAAATCTCAGTGGGGGAGGAGGATAGAATAGTCTCAGGCAAGGAGGAGGATGGGACAGCCTCAGACAGGGAGGAACCCAGGACAACCTCAGGTAGGGAGGGGGATGAGACAGTctcaggtggggagggggacacgACAATCTCAGGCAGGGGGAAAGATGAGACAGTctcaggcaggggaggggagagcataACCTCAGAAAGGGAAGAAGCTGGGATAGCctcaggcagggaggaggaagatAGAAGAGCCTTGGGCAGGGAGGAGGATGGGACAGCCTCAGGCAGAGAGAAGGATGACGCAGCCTCAGATTGGGAGGAAGCCAGGACAACTTCAGGTGGGGAGCGCAATGAGAGGATCTCAGGTGGAGAGGGAAATAGAACAATCACAGGCAGGGGGAAAGATGAGACAGTCTcaggcaggggagaggagagcaTAGCCTCAGAAAAGGAAGAAGCCAAGACAGCCTCAGGTGGGGAAGAGGCTGAGACAGCctcaggcagggaggaggaggctgagacAGCCTTAGGTAGGGGGAAGGATGGGATACCTTTAGGCTGGAGAGAGGCCAGGACAACCTCAGTTGGGAAGGGAGATGACCTCTCAGGAGCCAAGAAGACCGAATATGGGGAAGTCTCAGGAGAAAGGATCTCAGAGGGCACCAGGAAGGCCTGGGCATTCGAGGAGGCTTCCGGGGGAGaccaggaggatgaggaggatgaggaggatgagGTGGATGAGAATAGAGAGGCTGAGATGAGGTTTTCCCCCAAACAGACCCAGGCCCTGGGAACTGAGGACATGGAAGAAGCATCTAAAGACCAGACAGCAGGGAGAGAGGCTACAGAAGGCCAGGGGTCAGAGAGGAAGGTAGAGGAAGGCTTTGAGGTCCAGGCAGATCAGAGAGTGATAGAGGCCGAGGGGAGGCAAGCCTCAGTGATCGGGACTGTTCCAGCCAGTGTGGAGGAGGTGGCGCAGGCAGAGATGGctagagaggagaaagagggttGCTCGGCAGTAGAGGCTGAGTCGCCCAAGGACAAAGTGGCAAATGAGGCTGAAGGGGATGCTGACCTGGAGGCAGCCCCAGAGACCAGCAGTCCTGAGAAGGAGTTCAGCGGAGAGAGGAGCGAGGAGGAGGCTCAGACAGTTGCAGAAGCACAGGGGGTGATGTCGGGTGACCTTGAGCATGAGGTCACTGCAGGCCAGGAAGCTGAGCTGATGGCAGGCCCCCAGACCCTGACAGAGCAGCCTGGGGAAGGACAGGGGGGTGAGGAAGAGCTCTGGGGCCTTTCAGCCTTgagcagagagacagaagagaaccTGGAAGAAGATCCCAGGAACATGGGAAATGTAAAGCCTGGTGCCCCTGGGGCAGAAGTCTGGGAGAACCAGAGAATGGGTGTGGAGAGAGAGGATGCCCAGGAAGAAAAAGCAGGtgctgaagaggaggaggaggaggcttcaGGAGGCCAGGCACCAGAGGAGGCCAAGGGAGCCCAAGAGTCTACCCTCTCAGGTGTCCTGGAGGCAATCGGGGAGTGGAAGAAAGCCCAGGAAGCAGGGTgtggagcagaggagggagaggtccCTGCACCAGAGAGCCAAGAGCTGGGTGGAAGGCACGGGGCAGATGCAGGGACAGGTCAGTCACTGGGAAAGTCAGATGCCAGAGAAACAGAGGATGAGGAGGTGGAGGCCACAGTGCCCTGGGGGGCAGACACAACATCCAGTGGAGACTGGAGGCTGGAGGAGACTGCTCTGAGCCTCCAGGACAGCGAGGACCCAGGGGCCAGTTCTTTAGCTACTGAGATAGTGAGGGAGATGGCAGCTCTGGATGGAAGGGCTGTTGGAGCTGGGGAAGGGCCCAAAAGAGAGGCTGGGGAAGCTTGGGACTcagaagggaggcaggaggctgggggaggcgAAGAACTGGTAGAGGCTGCACCAGGAGAAAACCAAGGTGGGCCGGAGTtttgcctggagggctcagcggaGGAGGTGACTGGCAGAGAAGGCCAAGCAGAGGCTTTGGAGGCCAGAGAGGATGAGCCCAGGGGAGAGTGGGCTGAGGTCAGGGAACCTGCAGTGGCAGAAGGAAGCTGTGGGATGGATGGCTTTACCTCAGGCTCCCAGGTGGTGAGGGCAGAGAGGGCTGTGGCCACTGTGGAGGCTGAGAGCCTCCGAGGAGGGCAGATGCTATTGGAAAAGGAGGCTGTGGGATGGCAGATGAAGGAGCAGGGgcaaggcagggaggggcagcgtGGAGACCACCACCCTGAGGGAGAGGCACGAAGGCCCCTTGATGTGGAGGATGCTGAGGTGACTACAGACCAGGGAGCAGAAGCCAAGGACATTGTTCCAGAAGGCCTGGAGGATGGCCAGGGCCAGGAGGACCAGTCAACAAACCAGGAGCCTGCAGAGGCCAAGCCTAGGCCGCATGGGGCCGGAGGGGATGCCCTCAACAGCTGGAGCGAG GCCCCGctccctgggtctctcctggacgtGTCTATCCCCCGGAGCCGTGTCCTCCTGTCTCGCAGCTCCTCGCTGCGACGCTCCCGGCCCTCTTTCCGTGGGACCCGAGCCCCAGAGCAGCAGGAAGAGCCTCCCAGCCCCCCATCTGAGGAAGAGCTGGCACCTCCTGAGCAGAGCCTTCTCCAGCCAGAGAAACCCCCAGAGCCAAGTCCCCCAAAGCCTGAAGGGACCCCACTGCCAGCCAGAAGGCCCCTGGGACGTGG GTTTGGCCTGGCACACTCCGGCATGATGCAGGAACTGCAAGCCCGACTGCGCCAACCGAAACCCTAG
- the IL27 gene encoding interleukin-27 subunit alpha isoform X2, which translates to MGQMAGDLGWRLGLLLLSLLLARAGVWGFPRPPGRSPLSLQELRREFKVSLQLAKKLFSEVRIQAHHFAESQLPGVSLDLLPLGDQLPNVSLPFQAWHSLSDPERLCFLSMMLHPFHALLESLGSQGGWTSSEKMHLWTMRLDLRDLQRHLRFQVLAAGLSLPEEEEEEEEEEEQHEERKGLLAAAPGGPSQTAVQPSWPQLLYTYQLLHSLELALARAVRDLLLLSQAGNPAPPVGHSTFGSQP; encoded by the exons ATGGGCCAGATGGCAGGAGACCTTGGCTGGC GGCTTGGCCTTTTACTGCTCTCCCTGCTCCTGGCTCGAGCTGGTGTCTGGGGATTCCCGAGACCGCCAGGGAGGTCCCCCCTGAGCCTGCAGGAGTTGCGGAGGGAGTTCAAGGTCAGCCTGCAGCTGGCCAAGAAGCTGTTCTCAGAGGTTCGGATCCAGGCCCACCACTTT GCTGAATCCCAGTTGCCAGGCGTAAGCCTGGACCTCCTGCCTCTGGGAGATCAGCTCCCCAACGTCTCCCTGCCCTTCCAGGCCTGGCACAGCCTCTCT GACCCAGAACGACTCTGTTTCCTCTCCATGATGCTTCACCCCTTCCATGCCCTCTTGGAAAGCCTGGGAAGCCAAGGGGGCTGGACTAGCTCTGAGAAGATGCACCTGTGGACCATGAGGCTGGATCTCCGGGATTTGCAGCGGCATCTCCGCTTCCAG GTGCTGGCAGCAGGACTCAGCCttcctgaggaggaggaggaggaggaggaggaggaggagcagcatgAGGAGAGGAAAGGGCTGCTCGCAGCGGCTCCGGGTGGCCCCTCCCAGACAGCAGTGCAGCCCTCCTGGCCTCAGCTCCTCTACACGTACCAGTTGCTGCACTCTTTGGAGCTCGCCTTGGCTCGGGCCGTGAGAGACTTGCTGTTACTCTCCCAAGCTGGAAACCCAGCCCCACCCGTGGGGCACTCCACATTTGGCTCCCAGCCCTGA